TTATTATTCGATTTTGATGATACTGGCTTCGTGCGAGTTGTTGTTTAACGCCGAGAGGGGGAGCTGTAAAAACACGACGAGAAAGGAGGGGAACTGCATGGAGTCGATTGATGGCCATGTTATGAGACTCGGagttgatgtgatggattgGACCTTGTAGATTATTATATGTATACTCTGTAGATggcttttcttgtttgaAGTGCTGAATGTGAGATGCGCCCCAATGTGGCACGGGTTCTTTTTATCATTTGTGTTATTGTGTTGTTGTCATCGTTGTgaactttttattttacgtTGGGATTATATGGATCTCCATGTTTAGGCTGTGTGTAGGGTTGTAGAGTTTCTTGAATGATGGAGGTTTGCTGGTTGGATTTATAATGTAGTGTTTGAAGCGAGATGAATGATTCCTAAGCAATTCTCCCGTTGCGGTCGGTGGGGAAGAGTCATGTTTATGGGGTATGATTTAGTGATGGTTTATAGATTGAAGCATTGTGCAGGAGCGGTTGATGTTATATATATTGAGATAATTGTAGGACACATATTTTCTGCTTGTTTGGATGATATGAAGCTAATCTGGGGACTGAGCAACATGTTTGGtcaagatggcttcaattgTGAGGAGTGCCTTGCTTGCACTGTTCAAAGGCGGCAGCTTGAAAGAGGTCTCGTCATCTAGCATTTCAGGTTTCAATAATTCCAAGCTAGAAATACCTGTTCATCCTAGAGCTAGAATTAACACTGACAAGACAAAATATGTTGTTTTTTTACGACTATTATCTAGTGGTTAAGTATAGACTTCATATTTCTCTCTGTTGCAATAGCATTATTAGGTACTTGGCTAATGATCGCTGCAATGCCTCTGACGCTGCAAGTCTGTTACAAAGCTCCGAGCCCCACCAAATTCTTCTGTCACTGATTCACGCCCTTTGCCAACTTCTCCCTTTCACCGACTCAAGCAATCTCACTTCTCATCCATCGTTTGCTTTAAAAAGCCATTGTTTCTATTTATGTGCTGTATGTGATTTTATACACTCGTTTTGTCCTTCAGGAGAGAACATGGCGCGGTCGGACGAAGCCCAGGCGTTCTTCCATGCGGTTTACTCTGCCGCTCAGCAAATTCCGTATGGAAAGGTGACGACTTATGCGCACATTGCTTACCTCGTCGGCACTCGTACGTAATTTTCCTGGATGCACAATTGGGAGGATTTTTTCTCTATCTTCTCAATTGGATTTACTGCTTGTGATGTATTGGTGATGGAAATGCTGATGAGGAATGTGAGGGGGACAATAGCGCAGCGGCCGAGACAAGTGGGCGTTTGTATGAAGCATTTGCCTCATGACGAGGACGCCGTGTTTAACAGCTCGAATGTGCCGTGGCAGAGGGTGATTAATTCCAAGGGAGCGGTATCACCGAGGtgagttcttttttttgtataGTGATACTTGTTCTTGTCGAACAGATGAATTTATTTGTCTTGTAATGCGGTCTCATGAACGCTAATGTTTTTAGATCACAACCCTCGGGTGCCGCCAATcaggctgttgagctgcaAAGGGAAGGCGTTGAAGTGACTCGGACTGCTATGGGAGAGTATACGGTCGACCTGGAGGTGTACGGGTGGTTTCCAGAGGAATTGGCCGAGGAAGAGTGAAGAGGGTAACAGGTACCCATCAAGGAAGAGATGAGTACGGTGTAATTCACTGGTGAATCATGACAGCACAATTAATTGACAGTATAGATTGTAGATTACAAATGTATACATATGCAATATGATATATGAAGTGTACAAATTTTGCTTTTCAGTTGCTTTGCAGCATAATGGGCTTCCTCGCAGAGGAAACATGCAGCCTATTCCTACACGCCCATGTCCATGTTCATCCGTTATTCATGTTGAATACATAATCATGAGATTTTACAGCATTCTGTTTGACATCCGCCATACGGTCATTTGACCATCTTATACGGCCTGGAATCCTTGCGGTGCGGAGGAGGTCTGAGCCACTCCACTGTCTCGTGGCTCCGACGGTACGTGCTCCTTTGCTCCGTTAGTGCTGTTGCTGTACTGTCTGTCACCCGTAGGGATGGTGAAACCTGCAGGTGTCTTCTTAACAGTGCTGTCGTCATCCTGACCGGGGTTGGCAGTGTGATACTCTAGCCACTTGAGAATGGTGTAAACGGCAAAGGCAAGAAGAGAGCCCAAGAACGGCCCAACCCAGTAGATCCACTGGTAACCCGTGAAGTCAGTGACGACAGCCGGGCCAAACGATCGGGCTGGGTTGATGCCGGTGCCGGTGAAGTTTGTGCCGCAAATGtgggcgatgaagacggcgaggccAATGCCCAGGGGCGCCAAGAACGTGGCTCGGTGCTTTTCCACGGCGAGGAAGTAGACGGTGATGACGAGCTGTGCTGTGAGGAACATTTCGATAAAGAGGCCGCGGGAGATGCTGGTGCCGGAAGCGAGCTTGTTGGCTACCAGCAGAGGACCGGGTAGGAGGGCATCGGTGACTGCTGCGGCAGCAATGCCGGCGACGATTTGGGTGGGAAAGATGAGGAGACCACGGAGCGGCTTGACTGCGCCAACTAGAACGAGACCAAGTGTGACCTTGTAGCTGGAATTAATACATAATCTTATGAAAACGGGGAAAGTATTGCAAAGTGTTGCATAATGAGAGATTCGGCACTTACAGCAGGGTTGAACATGCCGCCCGTCACTCTGTAAAAGACCCATACATTGACGGCCAGTGCAGCtccgaaagaagaagcaacgTATAAGAGCGAAAAGGGAAACAGAGGTGCGTCGGGGTTTGTTGGATCATTGTTGTCAAGTGCGGCCTGGGTGCCGATGAAGGACATCAGGAGAAACATGAAGGTTCCGCAGAACTCGccaaagacgacgacaatCTCATTGCGGATAGGTTCGCGCGGAGGGGCGTATTGACGATGCATGCTGGGCAGTTTCTCGTCGTGGTTTGCCTATCCAGGAAGTGAGTGATGGATGTCCTTGGTGAGTATCGTATACTTGGGATAATAAGAGGGAACACGAGGAGAGAGCTGGGAATTCTATATATACTGCACAGTCTTGTATGATACGGGTTGACAGGCTACCTATAACAACAAGATTTGCCACAGTGACCTCTCGACAACTCTTTTATTCTTCCTCGACCCTTAATCCTTTGCACTTGCACATTCTTCTCTGAGCTAATCCCGCTCCCACATGTGGAGCTTTCTGACGACGGCATCTCAGCTAGATAAGGTGCAGAGGCCGGTCCTGATTGAGTTTGAAAGCCACAAAAGGGCTTTTCTCATGAATGGAGACTACGGGTGCTATCCCGGAATCAGTCAACGGCACACAAGTATCTGACGGGGCCAAGGCCGGGAGGGCTTTTGTATTTACGCCAGTTTTGTCAAGGTATCTATTTGAACGAAACGCCTAGTATTCTATATGTATATAGCCCATTTTCAAGAATTCCAGCAAGAATTCCAGCCTTATGAAGGCTGGTATGAAGGCTGCTAGCTTGTGTGGAAGTTTCTATTGAGACCCAAGCCTCTTGCATAACAACTCGCAATCGATCGTGGGTTACGGTCTCTTGTGGATAGGTATTTTGAATCCAACCTGTCACTCAGTTCTATATGTGTTTAATAAGGTCAAGGCTAGGTATAAAGGACGGCCAATCGGTAACTAGAGTACTGTGGACATCCAGTTCCTCAAGGGTATTAGCAGTagtgtacatgtaggcagaTGCGTTATCTTATAGTGGActggatacatgtatattcGGACTCAGCCGAGTATCAACGTTACAATTCTATTATAATAACCGGCTTTAGTTATCGAACTACATTCCGTTCCCTAGAATTCGGAAGGACTTTTGTATGCGTCACTGAAAATGTAACACCAGAGCCCCCAACCTCTCTTCTGTATTTTCTTAATACTAATACCCACTGGATCAAACTTTTCACCAGCTTTTTTTAGTTACCTCAAGCTCTCTTGTGGATGCCCGGCGAAACCCAGATCTCGTTAGGCTAAAAGGCCGTAGCCTATTGTGCCAGAGTTCAGTCGCGATGTTTTACTGCCAAAGccagctgaagctgacgaTTCTTCTTACTAACTGACCAATGGGTGGTTTATCGGGCGACTGTGGCGTTGTTAGTCCAGCTGCCATCACGCGTGGCAAATACAATAAGAACCCACGTTCTAACCAGGTGCATCCGGAGCTGAAGAGGCCGAATGCGGCGCCGGTTTGCTGGAGCAATCATTGACGGAGATGGCAACGGCTGTGGCGCATGGAGGGATTCGAGGTGGCTGGCGATTGCGGCCACAAGATTCAAGTTCGCGCTCTGCCAAGGAGCTCGTGTCCTCCCTCGGTCTAAGTACTTGGTCCTAAGTGACGATTGGCCTGAGTGAAGCACGTTGAGAAACGGAGAGCGAGGTAGCGATACAGGAGAGTAGATGGCATCCCCTCTCCGCAGAGATGCCCAGCCCAAGCATCGTATTTTACAATCGGTGGTTGCACTACTAGTGCACCATGACTAACTAGACGCAATATGAGTGCCAATACAACCCAGACAGCACTTTTTTTAAAGCAACCAAATTTGCCCACGATATGGAGTATAGAGTTGACATATGCAGAACACATGGAGTCGCCGTGCCCACTCTTGGTGCCAAACATGCAGCTTACACGGCAAAGGACCCTCACTGAAGCTGAACTTTGATGGCCCGTCTGATCTGACTACACCCGAAACGTCGTCGGGGGGAAACTGGTAAACGGCATAAGTAGCTCGGCTCAATTGTGGGCGAGCCCAGCTGGGATTGTTTTTCCCCCAAGCGCCTCGCACGAGCTGGAGACGCCGCATCCGTGTTTAAGGTTTTGTGCCAGGCGCAGCCACAACCAGCCCGAGGATTCCGGTTCGTGATGATCCCGCGGTTCGGATGCTTGGGTGAACCCGACTCTCTAGATGTGTTTGACCTGACGATCCCCACGGGCAGTAGTAAAATAAAACGGTCACCCGAAGAAGAGCTAAGCTGGAGTGGTGGGAGACAGGACCCTGAGATGCTGAGTCGCGGATCACGGATATCTGTAGAGGCTGAGACATTGGCTTCAACATCCTGGATCCTTGAGAGGCAGCTCATAGATGCAAAATATGAATGATGTAACCTTAGGGGTTGAATGGTCATTGCGAGCTTGGTAGAGGGTGAGCGGGAGACGGCGTCGGCGAAGACCGCAAAGCCATTCCTGACAATGACAAGATCTCACAGAAGATCAGGCAATTAaagttttgttttgtttctccccaagcgaagaaaaagagacccGTTCGTGATGGGACCTCCCATAGGCCAATAATGGTTCTGCATAGGACGGCAGAGGGAAGCCTCATAGACGCGGTGGCGCCGCGCCTCTTACCTTTACATAGGAATACatatgaggatgagaaggacTCTACTAAGATCGTCAATGTCATACACGGGtgaatgatgatggagttTTTGTAAAAACCGTTATTATATTATTCAAGCTCATCTTGGTCATCATTCCTTCATTACTCGTGAAAACCTATCAAAATCTATCCCGCCTCCTTCAAGCGTTCAAGCGTACTTGATGTCGCCATCGATGGGACGGGGTCCACTGTCTGCATAcgagggagggggaggaaCATATGGGTAGCTCTGTTGCTCGGCTGAATGTCCTTGTGCTTGTCCTTGTTGAGGATAGCTGCCTTGAGGAGCtggttgttggtggtgcCCTGGACTCGGAGGcggcagctgctgctcgtgGGATGATGCCTGCAAGACACCAGCCTCGGCCCCCCTTAGGACGCTGAATAGCGTTTGGGCTCCAGCAGGCCACATTCCTGGGGGGCCTTGGGATGGGACTTGGCCCTTTAGGATTTGGTCCACGGAAACGGTTTGTCCGTAGAACGCAGCATTGGCATCCTTGCGTTCGGCTACGACAGTGCCGTCAACTCGGATCCCGGCATAGAAGCCCCGCGACTTGACATATGAAAAGACGGGCTTGGTTGCGCTGGCGCTGAGGCTCCGCCGGTGGCTCTTCTTGTCTGCCGCTTCGGGTGGCTGcaagctctgctgctgctgcgactGTTGGTCCtgcccttgtccttgtccttgtgACGATGGAGGCCGTCCGTCGTCTCTGGCCGTCTTTGCATCCAGGGATGTGCCAAACTCAACCGCCGCACCAGCACCGTAAGGGCCAGCCACTACGGCTAAATCGCTGCCCAGGCTAACGCGAGTGTTGGTGAAGGCGGCAAGGGCCTCTCTGTTGTTGATTACACAGACACAGTCGTAGATATCGAGGCCGATCTGGAACCCTCCGCCGACAGAGTGCAGCTGGATGCCCGAAGGAGGACTC
The sequence above is drawn from the Trichoderma breve strain T069 chromosome 5, whole genome shotgun sequence genome and encodes:
- a CDS encoding 6-O-methylguanine DNA methyltransferase, DNA binding domain-containing protein, giving the protein MARSDEAQAFFHAVYSAAQQIPYGKVTTYAHIAYLVGTPQRPRQVGVCMKHLPHDEDAVFNSSNVPWQRVINSKGAVSPRSQPSGAANQAVELQREGVEVTRTAMGEYTVDLEVYGWFPEELAEEE
- a CDS encoding major intrinsic protein domain-containing protein is translated as MHRQYAPPREPIRNEIVVVFGEFCGTFMFLLMSFIGTQAALDNNDPTNPDAPLFPFSLLYVASSFGAALAVNVWVFYRVTGGMFNPAVTLGLVLVGAVKPLRGLLIFPTQIVAGIAAAAVTDALLPGPLLVANKLASGTSISRGLFIEMFLTAQLVITVYFLAVEKHRATFLAPLGIGLAVFIAHICGTNFTGTGINPARSFGPAVVTDFTGYQWIYWVGPFLGSLLAFAVYTILKWLEYHTANPGQDDDSTVKKTPAGFTIPTGDRQYSNSTNGAKEHVPSEPRDSGVAQTSSAPQGFQAV